The following proteins come from a genomic window of Aequorivita marisscotiae:
- a CDS encoding lipocalin family protein translates to MKKLFGLLFLALAFTACSSDDDSSSNEASIEGTWKMTAFNTENAYDLNNDGTASTSVMDETNCYQNETIVFNADGTGTAFNTSYADIELTLVAGTTDEYEYTVTCVSEDDSTPFLYTQNGNTITLTMGGFNQDVTLSGNTLTYVFEEGFYVEVDNNGTTTTVTEDITFVFTKQ, encoded by the coding sequence ATGAAAAAATTATTTGGATTATTATTTTTAGCTCTTGCTTTTACTGCTTGTTCAAGCGATGATGACAGCAGCAGTAACGAAGCATCTATCGAAGGTACTTGGAAAATGACAGCTTTCAACACTGAAAATGCCTACGACTTAAACAATGATGGCACAGCTTCAACAAGCGTTATGGACGAAACTAACTGTTACCAAAACGAAACAATTGTTTTTAATGCAGATGGTACGGGAACGGCTTTTAATACTTCGTATGCTGATATTGAACTAACTTTGGTTGCGGGAACTACAGACGAATATGAGTACACTGTAACTTGTGTTTCTGAAGATGATTCTACTCCGTTTTTATACACTCAAAACGGAAATACAATTACCCTAACTATGGGAGGTTTTAACCAAGATGTAACTCTTTCAGGAAATACACTTACATACGTATTTGAAGAAGGTTTTTACGTAGAAGTTGACAACAACGGAACAACTACAACAGTAACTGAAGATATTACTTTTGTTTTTACAAAACAGTAA
- a CDS encoding nucleotidyl transferase AbiEii/AbiGii toxin family protein, producing the protein MLYKQNVDAQLLELLDKLMRSEIFIGFDLVGGTALALQIGHRLSVDIDMFGNSEINELEFNRELSRFGNPLVLKKSKNIIVYSINGIKVDFVNYRYPLLKKTKKVDSIRLLSLEDIAAMKLNAISGRGSKRDFIDLYFLLKTFSLKEMIGFYNKKYEDGSQFLVLKSLTYFEDAEKEEMPVMTKPTAWESVKEKILQETINLR; encoded by the coding sequence ATGTTATACAAACAAAACGTCGATGCCCAGCTTTTGGAACTCTTAGATAAGCTAATGCGTTCTGAAATTTTTATAGGTTTCGATCTTGTAGGCGGCACGGCATTGGCACTTCAGATTGGGCACCGTCTTTCTGTGGATATTGACATGTTTGGAAATTCTGAAATAAACGAACTGGAATTTAATCGAGAACTTTCCAGATTTGGGAACCCCCTTGTTTTAAAAAAAAGTAAAAACATCATCGTTTATTCCATAAATGGTATAAAAGTGGATTTTGTAAACTATCGTTATCCTCTTTTGAAAAAAACCAAAAAAGTAGATTCAATCCGTTTGCTTTCCTTGGAAGATATTGCCGCAATGAAGCTCAACGCCATTTCGGGACGCGGGAGCAAAAGGGATTTTATTGATTTATATTTTTTACTAAAAACATTTTCCCTAAAAGAAATGATAGGGTTCTACAATAAAAAATATGAAGATGGCTCCCAATTTTTAGTTCTGAAAAGCCTGACCTATTTTGAAGATGCCGAAAAAGAAGAAATGCCGGTAATGACCAAGCCAACAGCTTGGGAAAGTGTAAAAGAAAAAATCCTTCAGGAAACAATAAACCTAAGATAG
- a CDS encoding DUF6922 domain-containing protein, whose translation MAAVHSISHLSEHLFWDVNKADLHFEKSKEFIIHRVLEYGLMEDWELIKEIYGLETIKQISLQFRELDAVTLSFLSAIFKIDKKEFRCYTNKTSMPSFWNS comes from the coding sequence ATGGCCGCTGTTCATTCCATATCCCACTTATCCGAGCATCTTTTTTGGGATGTGAATAAAGCGGATCTTCATTTTGAAAAATCGAAGGAGTTTATTATTCATAGGGTTTTGGAGTATGGATTGATGGAAGATTGGGAGCTTATTAAAGAAATTTACGGACTGGAAACCATCAAACAGATTTCGCTTCAATTTAGGGAATTGGATGCAGTTACGCTTTCTTTCCTTTCGGCTATTTTCAAAATTGACAAAAAAGAATTCAGATGTTATACAAACAAAACGTCGATGCCCAGCTTTTGGAACTCTTAG
- the polA gene encoding DNA polymerase I: MTTQKRLFLLDAYALIFRGYYALIKNPTINSKGQDTSAILGFLNSLFDVIRRERPDHLAVCFDKDGSAERTELFAEYKANRDATPDVIKQSIPIIQQIIKAMHIPCVELSGLEADDIIGTLAQQAEKQGYQVFMVTPDKDFAQLVTENIFMYRPARMGNAIEIWGIPEVQKRFSVERPEQVIDYLGMMGDASDNIPGLPGVGDKTAKKFIAEFGSMENLLANTDQLKGKMKEKVEANAELGMLSKKLATINTQCDVTFNEANYELSMPDGEKVQQIFEELEFRRLKDQFLKLFSEEGATEKVTQISNSETAKSASSAGSGQFSLFGGGGEATQEIKDYNSRATITNTEHFYQTVNPGMGTKLFLQNLMAQQSVCFDTETTGLNPLEAELVGIAFSWEKGKGFYMPFPESKEEAQQLIEALRPFFENESIQKIGQNLKYDIKVLAKYSISVRGKLFDTMLAHYLINPDMRHNMDVLSETYLNYTPVAITELIGKKGKNQLSMRDVEIEKQTEYAVEDADVTFQLKEHFEKELGEANTQKLFDEIEVPLLRVLAAMELEGINLDKDFLKNLSEQLDKDILQLEKNIYEEAGEEFNIASPKQLGEILFGKMKLIDKPKKTKTGQYSTAEDVLSYLAKDHKIIRDVLEYRGLAKLKSTYVDALPEQVEKATGRVHTDYMQTVAATGRLSSNNPNLQNIPIRTERGREVRKAFIPRNEDYVLMAADYSQIELRIIAALSEEDNMIEAFKNGEDIHASTASKVFNVPLSEVTREQRSNAKTVNFGIIYGVSAFGLSNQTDLSRTEAKELIDTYYKTYPKLRNYISEQIQFARENGYVQTVLGRRRYLKDINGSNQVVRGAAERNAVNAPIQGSAADIIKIAMINIFKKLEEENYQSKMLLQVHDELVFDAYKPELEKLQAMVKHEMENAYKLTVPLDVDLGVGENWLEAH, encoded by the coding sequence ATGACCACCCAAAAACGTCTTTTCCTTCTCGATGCATACGCACTAATTTTTCGTGGGTATTACGCACTTATAAAAAATCCGACCATCAATAGCAAAGGGCAAGATACCTCGGCTATTTTAGGTTTTTTAAATTCACTTTTCGATGTAATACGGCGCGAAAGACCCGACCATCTCGCAGTATGTTTTGATAAAGATGGAAGTGCCGAGCGCACCGAATTATTTGCGGAATACAAAGCCAATCGCGATGCTACTCCCGATGTAATAAAGCAATCAATCCCCATAATTCAGCAAATTATAAAAGCTATGCACATTCCGTGTGTTGAACTTTCGGGCTTGGAAGCCGATGATATTATTGGCACTCTCGCCCAACAAGCCGAAAAACAAGGATACCAAGTTTTTATGGTAACTCCCGATAAAGATTTTGCACAATTGGTTACCGAAAATATTTTTATGTACCGCCCCGCCCGAATGGGTAACGCAATAGAAATTTGGGGAATTCCTGAGGTGCAAAAGCGTTTTAGCGTAGAACGCCCCGAACAAGTAATTGATTATTTAGGAATGATGGGCGATGCCAGTGATAATATACCCGGACTGCCAGGGGTAGGCGATAAAACCGCGAAAAAATTTATTGCAGAATTTGGCTCCATGGAAAATCTTTTGGCGAATACAGACCAGCTAAAAGGTAAAATGAAGGAGAAGGTTGAAGCAAATGCCGAACTGGGTATGCTCTCTAAAAAACTCGCTACCATCAATACCCAATGCGACGTTACTTTTAATGAAGCCAATTACGAACTCTCCATGCCCGATGGCGAAAAAGTACAGCAGATTTTTGAAGAGCTTGAATTTAGACGACTAAAAGACCAGTTTTTAAAACTATTTTCAGAAGAAGGCGCGACAGAAAAAGTTACGCAAATTTCAAATTCTGAAACTGCAAAAAGTGCTTCTTCTGCGGGAAGCGGACAGTTTTCATTATTTGGTGGCGGTGGCGAGGCTACTCAAGAAATTAAAGATTACAACTCGCGCGCTACCATTACAAATACCGAACATTTTTACCAAACCGTAAATCCGGGGATGGGTACCAAACTGTTTCTTCAAAATTTAATGGCGCAACAGAGCGTGTGTTTCGACACTGAAACCACAGGGTTAAATCCGCTGGAAGCAGAATTGGTAGGCATTGCTTTTTCTTGGGAAAAAGGAAAGGGTTTTTATATGCCGTTTCCAGAAAGCAAAGAGGAGGCTCAACAATTAATTGAAGCTCTGCGTCCTTTTTTTGAAAATGAATCTATTCAGAAAATTGGTCAGAATTTAAAATACGATATCAAAGTTTTGGCCAAATACAGCATTTCGGTCAGGGGAAAACTCTTTGACACGATGCTCGCGCACTACCTGATAAACCCAGATATGCGGCACAATATGGATGTTTTAAGCGAAACGTATTTAAACTACACCCCCGTTGCCATCACCGAATTAATTGGTAAAAAAGGTAAAAATCAATTAAGTATGCGCGATGTTGAAATTGAAAAACAAACCGAATACGCCGTTGAGGATGCAGACGTAACGTTTCAGCTAAAAGAACATTTCGAAAAAGAATTGGGCGAAGCCAATACCCAAAAACTCTTTGACGAAATTGAAGTGCCCTTACTTCGCGTTCTTGCAGCAATGGAATTGGAAGGCATTAATTTAGATAAAGATTTCCTCAAAAATCTTTCCGAACAATTGGACAAAGACATTCTTCAACTTGAGAAAAATATTTACGAAGAAGCTGGAGAAGAATTTAATATTGCATCCCCGAAACAGTTGGGCGAAATTCTATTCGGAAAAATGAAACTGATAGACAAGCCGAAAAAAACCAAAACAGGCCAATATTCTACTGCCGAAGATGTACTTTCCTATTTGGCGAAAGACCACAAAATAATCCGCGATGTTTTGGAATACCGTGGTTTAGCAAAATTAAAAAGCACGTATGTTGATGCGCTGCCCGAACAAGTTGAAAAAGCTACCGGCCGTGTGCATACCGACTATATGCAAACCGTTGCCGCAACTGGACGTTTAAGCAGTAACAACCCAAATTTGCAGAATATTCCAATCCGTACCGAACGCGGGCGTGAGGTGCGAAAGGCATTTATCCCAAGAAACGAGGATTACGTTTTAATGGCAGCGGATTATAGTCAGATAGAACTCCGCATTATTGCCGCGTTGAGCGAAGAGGATAATATGATTGAAGCCTTTAAAAATGGCGAGGATATTCACGCCTCCACGGCTTCAAAAGTGTTCAATGTGCCTTTAAGTGAAGTAACACGGGAGCAACGAAGCAATGCCAAAACCGTAAACTTTGGGATTATTTACGGCGTTTCAGCTTTCGGCCTCAGCAACCAGACCGACCTTTCCCGCACTGAAGCCAAGGAGTTGATCGATACCTATTATAAAACCTATCCCAAACTTCGCAATTATATAAGCGAGCAAATTCAATTTGCTCGAGAAAACGGCTATGTGCAAACTGTTTTGGGCAGAAGACGCTACCTAAAAGACATAAACGGAAGCAACCAAGTTGTACGTGGCGCGGCAGAAAGAAATGCTGTGAACGCTCCAATACAGGGAAGTGCCGCAGATATCATAAAAATTGCAATGATTAACATTTTCAAAAAATTGGAGGAAGAAAATTATCAAAGTAAAATGCTACTCCAAGTGCATGATGAATTGGTTTTTGACGCCTATAAGCCAGAGCTTGAGAAATTACAAGCAATGGTAAAGCACGAGATGGAGAACGCTTATAAACTCACCGTGCCGTTGGATGTTGATTTGGGTGTTGGGGAGAATTGGTTGGAAGCGCATTAA
- a CDS encoding T9SS type A sorting domain-containing protein produces MKRNILVSLVLALITISLYAQDPNILWQRTIGGSEYDSFTSMGNTMDGGIIIGGYSESDASGDKTEDSNGSIDYWILKLDSAGSIEWQNTIGGNWADWNPQISQTSDGGYILGGYSDSNISGDKTEDTNGYYDYWIIKLNSTGNIEWQNTIGGNYDDQLRSFIQTSDGGFLAGGNSNSNISGDKTEDAIGLNDIWIVKLDSMGEIEWQNTIGGDDEDWVDSIKQTLDGGYILAGFSYSNISGDKTENSQGSSDCWILKLDSLGQIQWQNTIGGSSGDRASSVILANDGGYLIGASSDSNISGDKTEDSLGGSDSWIIKLDENGNILWQNTIGGDQTDGLTALISDSNNGYLIGTYSYSNISGDKSENSLGESDYWIIKINNLGIIEWQNTIGGNNPDVIMSLSQATNGSFFLGGRSASNISGDKTENSRGGNDFWILKHAETLGLEENPFSEAITLYPNPAKNTLQLNTQDKTIDQVNIYTMTGSKVLQFDVDTVSPTVDVSSLASGVYYLQLYSGKNVALKKFVKE; encoded by the coding sequence ATGAAAAGAAATATCCTCGTTAGTTTAGTTTTAGCATTAATAACAATTTCACTTTACGCTCAAGACCCAAATATACTTTGGCAGCGTACTATTGGGGGGAGTGAATACGATTCTTTTACTTCAATGGGAAATACAATGGATGGTGGAATAATAATTGGTGGTTATTCTGAGTCTGATGCTTCAGGAGATAAAACAGAAGATTCAAATGGCAGTATTGATTATTGGATTTTAAAACTTGATAGCGCAGGCAGCATTGAATGGCAAAATACAATTGGTGGTAATTGGGCAGATTGGAATCCCCAAATCTCCCAAACATCAGATGGAGGTTATATTTTGGGAGGCTATTCTGATTCGAATATATCAGGGGATAAAACTGAAGACACAAATGGTTATTATGATTATTGGATCATTAAACTTAATTCAACAGGCAACATTGAATGGCAAAATACTATTGGTGGCAATTACGACGATCAATTAAGAAGTTTTATACAAACTTCTGATGGAGGTTTTTTAGCTGGAGGCAATTCCAACTCAAATATTTCCGGCGATAAGACTGAAGATGCCATAGGATTAAATGATATTTGGATAGTAAAATTAGATTCTATGGGCGAAATTGAATGGCAAAATACAATTGGCGGAGATGATGAAGATTGGGTCGATTCAATAAAACAAACATTAGATGGAGGTTATATTTTAGCTGGGTTTTCATATTCTAATATTTCTGGCGACAAAACCGAAAACTCTCAAGGAAGTAGTGACTGTTGGATTTTAAAGCTTGATTCATTAGGTCAAATACAGTGGCAAAATACAATTGGAGGGAGTAGTGGAGATAGAGCTTCAAGTGTTATCCTTGCCAATGATGGAGGTTATTTAATTGGAGCATCTTCAGATTCAAACATTTCTGGAGATAAAACCGAAGATTCTTTAGGTGGTTCTGATAGTTGGATTATAAAATTAGATGAAAATGGAAATATTCTTTGGCAAAATACTATTGGAGGTGATCAAACTGATGGGCTAACTGCGCTTATTTCCGATTCAAATAATGGTTACCTCATAGGGACATATTCCTATTCAAATATTTCAGGTGATAAATCAGAAAATTCTTTAGGAGAGTCAGACTATTGGATAATAAAAATAAATAATTTAGGTATTATAGAATGGCAAAACACCATTGGAGGAAACAATCCTGATGTTATAATGTCACTAAGCCAAGCAACCAATGGAAGTTTTTTCCTTGGAGGGCGTTCTGCATCAAATATCTCAGGAGATAAAACAGAAAATTCTCGGGGTGGCAATGATTTCTGGATATTAAAACATGCAGAAACATTAGGCCTCGAAGAAAACCCATTTTCAGAAGCAATAACCCTCTACCCCAACCCCGCAAAAAACACATTGCAACTAAACACCCAAGACAAAACCATAGACCAAGTAAACATTTACACAATGACGGGCAGTAAAGTTTTGCAATTTGATGTTGATACCGTTTCCCCAACCGTGGACGTTTCCAGTTTGGCTTCAGGTGTATATTATCTTCAACTATATTCTGGAAAAAATGTGGCTTTGAAAAAGTTTGTGAAGGAATAA
- a CDS encoding M43 family zinc metalloprotease produces MKTIIFNKSRTALFPIFLCLFIGYNSSLFAQINDQIELKCASDFSLSTNWCDEQFSKSVDQNYLDTFEPVVFNIFFWRIVQDNGNPGPEHINEQDVLKAVAKMNIIFNQYNIFFKYRGFDDIESTAIYIPEKPSDLANWIDEYPGPSEDVINPNTLNMYIPYDFVQNYGGSATLFGTRSIVKRELFTTWGMIHELGHNMGLVHTFQFYNVPPGEEDECEHVTRVETDPDYNADTNGDRVTDTAATLILRAYNTDDQTCEYLGNDADCQGDPYQIFDEDVRNYMNYVPEVLACGHIFSVGQAIRMREAIDIDCYGKYAAVMTYDVASLYEPYKGDYYLVGPTMPTHKPLFQPGFDYRFVSCECDCPQPIEYGNTNFTYNNFNIVSSIDADEPRYDIIVHPNHAAIRILQLEENTTQPQRCYDNNNRAPSGGDILKFNDGIFNTNVTVTPKDSLGINDPQLINDLDPGLYNIIKEYDDGGTEETVILKSNN; encoded by the coding sequence ATGAAAACAATCATTTTTAACAAAAGCCGAACAGCCCTTTTTCCCATTTTCCTTTGTTTATTTATTGGATATAACAGTAGTTTGTTCGCTCAAATCAACGATCAAATTGAGCTTAAATGCGCGTCAGACTTTTCATTGAGTACAAATTGGTGCGATGAACAATTCAGCAAATCCGTGGACCAAAATTATTTGGATACTTTTGAACCTGTGGTTTTTAATATTTTCTTTTGGCGAATAGTTCAGGACAATGGTAATCCCGGTCCTGAACACATCAATGAACAGGACGTTCTAAAAGCTGTTGCCAAAATGAACATAATTTTCAATCAATACAATATCTTTTTTAAGTATAGAGGGTTTGATGATATTGAAAGTACGGCCATTTATATTCCTGAAAAACCTTCTGATTTAGCCAATTGGATAGACGAATACCCCGGTCCATCTGAAGATGTAATAAATCCCAACACCTTAAATATGTACATTCCATACGATTTTGTGCAAAATTATGGGGGCTCCGCAACCTTATTTGGAACAAGGAGCATCGTAAAAAGAGAGTTGTTTACAACTTGGGGGATGATCCACGAATTGGGCCACAACATGGGTTTGGTACATACCTTCCAGTTTTATAATGTACCACCAGGAGAAGAAGATGAATGTGAACACGTAACCCGCGTTGAAACCGACCCGGACTATAATGCAGATACCAATGGCGACCGTGTTACCGATACCGCTGCTACGTTGATATTACGGGCATATAATACCGATGATCAGACTTGTGAATATTTGGGTAATGATGCGGATTGTCAAGGAGATCCTTATCAAATTTTTGATGAAGATGTGCGCAACTATATGAATTATGTGCCTGAAGTTTTGGCCTGTGGCCATATATTTTCCGTGGGTCAGGCCATCCGCATGCGTGAGGCCATCGATATTGATTGCTATGGAAAGTATGCGGCCGTAATGACGTATGATGTGGCATCGCTTTATGAACCCTATAAGGGGGATTATTACTTAGTGGGGCCTACCATGCCAACCCACAAACCCTTATTCCAACCGGGCTTTGATTATAGGTTTGTTTCCTGCGAATGCGACTGCCCACAGCCTATTGAATACGGCAATACAAATTTCACCTATAATAATTTCAATATAGTAAGCAGCATAGATGCTGACGAGCCCCGTTACGATATCATTGTGCACCCCAACCACGCTGCCATACGTATTTTGCAATTGGAGGAAAACACCACCCAGCCACAACGATGCTATGACAATAATAACCGAGCCCCAAGTGGCGGGGATATTTTAAAGTTTAACGATGGCATTTTCAACACCAACGTAACGGTTACTCCAAAGGACTCGTTGGGCATTAACGACCCCCAATTAATAAACGATTTGGATCCGGGGCTTTACAATATCATAAAAGAATATGACGATGGCGGAACAGAAGAAACCGTTATATTAAAAAGCAATAATTAA
- a CDS encoding T9SS type A sorting domain-containing protein — protein sequence MGTSCHAQFGSRQIIDQNSGTVRMVRTADFDQDGALDVAVSSFDRIALYKNLDGLGTFSAPISIQEGKKQSFSLFPADIDNDGKIDLAVSFFDDDEVVWYRNLGNGTFSALQLISNNLLRAAGITGADLDGDGDLDLVLGVSNGNGLYWVENLDGAGTFSSRITIDANISQARTQAIGDIDGDGDMDILTNSVGSAYLSWFENVDGLGDFNEQHIIDPIGLYENSLSLVDIDGDNDLDIVSQKTDLVIWRENLNGLGQFDYYNIISNEALNIFDTTSADLDNDGDVDVLSASTDDNKIAWYRNEDGMGGFGPQNIIDPNLQSPRTVHAADLDNDGDLDILSAALSNQNRELVWYENLTILGVEGSELETNVTLYPNPVINTLQLNTQEKTIDQINIYTITGSNVLQLEVNTVSPTVDVSSLAAGVYYVQLYSGKKVALKKFIKE from the coding sequence ATGGGAACAAGTTGTCATGCCCAATTTGGGTCCCGACAAATTATAGACCAAAATTCCGGTACGGTACGTATGGTGCGAACTGCGGATTTCGATCAAGATGGAGCCTTGGATGTGGCTGTTTCTTCTTTTGATAGAATTGCATTGTATAAAAACCTCGATGGTTTAGGAACTTTTAGCGCTCCCATTTCCATACAGGAAGGCAAAAAACAGTCTTTTTCCCTGTTCCCAGCAGATATTGACAATGATGGGAAAATAGACCTAGCCGTTAGCTTTTTTGATGATGATGAAGTGGTTTGGTACCGTAATCTTGGAAATGGCACTTTTTCCGCATTACAGTTAATCTCCAATAATTTGCTAAGGGCCGCAGGAATTACTGGAGCGGATTTAGATGGAGACGGCGATCTTGATTTGGTCCTGGGAGTCTCTAACGGGAATGGATTATATTGGGTGGAAAACCTTGACGGAGCGGGAACATTTAGTTCAAGAATTACCATAGATGCAAATATCAGCCAAGCCAGGACCCAGGCAATCGGGGATATAGACGGGGATGGGGATATGGATATTTTGACCAACTCTGTAGGAAGTGCTTATCTCTCTTGGTTTGAAAACGTGGATGGCTTAGGAGATTTTAATGAACAACATATAATTGACCCTATCGGGCTATATGAAAATTCCCTTAGCTTGGTAGATATTGATGGCGATAATGATCTTGACATAGTTTCGCAAAAAACAGATTTGGTAATTTGGAGGGAGAATTTAAATGGTTTGGGGCAGTTCGACTATTATAACATAATAAGCAATGAGGCACTCAATATTTTCGATACTACTAGTGCAGATTTGGATAACGACGGTGATGTTGACGTGCTATCTGCCTCTACAGACGATAATAAAATTGCTTGGTATAGAAACGAGGATGGAATGGGCGGCTTTGGACCCCAAAACATAATCGACCCCAATCTGCAAAGCCCGCGCACGGTCCATGCCGCAGATCTGGACAACGATGGCGATCTGGACATTTTATCTGCGGCCCTTTCCAATCAAAACAGGGAATTGGTATGGTATGAAAATTTAACGATTTTGGGCGTAGAAGGGAGCGAACTTGAAACAAACGTAACCCTCTACCCCAACCCGGTAATAAACACATTGCAACTCAATACCCAAGAGAAAACCATAGACCAAATAAACATTTACACAATCACGGGCAGCAATGTTTTGCAACTGGAGGTTAACACCGTTTCCCCAACCGTGGATGTTTCCAGCTTGGCTGCTGGCGTTTATTATGTGCAGTTGTATTCTGGGAAGAAGGTGGCTTTGAAAAAGTTTATTAAGGAATAA
- a CDS encoding T9SS type A sorting domain-containing protein — protein sequence MKRNLIASLVLTFITVSLYAQDPNILWQRTIGGSDDEELRVSISTLDGGFLIAGPSKSNISGDKSENNIGEDDYWIVKLSSTGNIEWDNTIGGDDIDRVETIIQDSDGGYVIGGWSGSNISGDKNENCRGFYDYWIVKLNSSGIIQWQKTIGGSNQDIMNTIIQTNDGGYFVGGTSNSNISGEKSEDSVNFSDDYWILKLDSTGNIEWQNTIGGNSEDRLKSVLQTPDGGFILGGYSRSGISGDKTEINQGNYDYWIVKLNPSGNIEWQNTIGGDDGDILNNVTQSYDGGYILVGESFSNMSGDKTENNYGDSDYWIIKLDQTGNIEWQNTIGGNEADGCLDSYSDFDGSFWIVGFSTSNISGDKTVPSNGSIDIWLLKLNDSGEILNQYSIGGSHADYAVSINRTSENKIFLGGNSRSDISGDKTENSIGENDYWVLKLDDLLGTTENFLATGITLYPNPAKNTLQLNTQDKTIDQINIYTITGSKVLQFDVDTVSPTVDVSSLASGIYYIQLYSGKNVALKKFVKE from the coding sequence ATGAAAAGAAATTTAATTGCAAGTTTAGTTTTAACATTTATTACAGTTTCACTTTATGCTCAGGACCCGAATATTCTTTGGCAACGAACTATTGGGGGGAGTGATGATGAAGAATTAAGGGTTTCAATTAGTACACTAGATGGGGGGTTTTTGATTGCTGGACCGTCAAAATCAAATATTTCAGGAGATAAATCTGAAAACAATATTGGCGAAGATGACTATTGGATTGTAAAATTGAGTTCCACTGGAAATATAGAATGGGATAATACTATTGGAGGAGACGATATTGACAGAGTAGAAACTATAATTCAAGATTCTGATGGAGGATATGTTATTGGAGGATGGTCTGGCTCAAACATTTCGGGAGATAAAAATGAAAATTGTCGAGGTTTTTACGATTATTGGATTGTAAAATTAAACTCTTCAGGCATTATTCAATGGCAAAAAACTATTGGAGGAAGCAACCAGGATATAATGAATACTATCATTCAAACAAATGACGGGGGTTATTTTGTTGGTGGCACCTCAAATTCTAATATTTCTGGAGAAAAATCTGAAGACTCAGTAAACTTCAGTGACGATTATTGGATTTTAAAATTAGATAGCACTGGAAACATTGAATGGCAGAATACAATTGGAGGAAATTCAGAAGACAGATTAAAATCCGTTCTGCAAACTCCTGATGGCGGATTTATCTTAGGAGGATATTCTCGATCAGGTATTTCAGGAGATAAAACTGAAATTAATCAAGGAAATTATGATTATTGGATTGTCAAGTTAAACCCTTCAGGAAATATTGAATGGCAGAATACAATTGGAGGAGATGATGGTGATATTTTAAATAATGTTACGCAGTCTTATGATGGCGGATATATTCTTGTAGGAGAATCCTTTTCAAATATGTCTGGCGATAAAACGGAAAACAATTATGGTGATTCGGATTATTGGATAATTAAACTTGATCAAACAGGAAATATTGAATGGCAAAACACTATTGGCGGAAATGAAGCTGATGGTTGTTTAGATTCATATAGTGATTTTGATGGCTCCTTTTGGATCGTTGGTTTTTCTACATCAAATATATCTGGAGATAAAACTGTCCCATCCAATGGCAGTATTGATATATGGCTATTAAAATTAAATGATTCTGGTGAAATTTTAAATCAATATAGCATAGGCGGAAGCCACGCTGATTATGCAGTATCAATTAATCGAACATCTGAAAATAAAATATTTTTAGGTGGAAATTCAAGATCAGACATATCTGGAGATAAAACAGAAAATTCTATTGGAGAAAATGACTATTGGGTTTTAAAGTTAGATGATTTATTAGGCACAACGGAAAACTTTTTAGCTACAGGAATTACCCTCTACCCCAACCCAGCAAAAAACACACTACAACTCAATACCCAAGACAAAACAATAGATCAAATAAACATTTATACAATTACGGGTAGTAAAGTTTTGCAATTTGATGTTGATACCGTTTCCCCAACCGTAGATGTTTCCAGCTTGGCTTCGGGCATTTATTATATTCAACTGTATTCAGGGAAAAATGTGGCTTTGAAAAAATTTGTGAAGGAATGA